In the Adlercreutzia equolifaciens DSM 19450 genome, one interval contains:
- a CDS encoding DUF4430 domain-containing protein has protein sequence MNKFDITELPKQWLVALVALAFTFVLVVPGCAGEAADNGGSGSGENAAEQAAQVAEEEGPIEAGQAAEDIVVPVSITMPESAGAEPKTIEVTVADGSTVLQATEAAGWDVQVENSDYGKFVTSINGIANGSEGDASGWVYTVNDEQVMEACDVRQLTAGDSVQWSFYVG, from the coding sequence ATGAACAAATTCGACATCACGGAGCTTCCCAAGCAGTGGCTCGTGGCCTTGGTGGCCCTGGCTTTCACCTTCGTGCTGGTGGTGCCGGGCTGTGCCGGCGAGGCGGCCGATAACGGCGGCAGCGGCAGCGGAGAGAACGCGGCCGAGCAGGCGGCCCAGGTGGCCGAGGAAGAAGGCCCCATCGAGGCCGGCCAGGCGGCGGAGGACATCGTCGTGCCCGTTTCCATCACGATGCCCGAAAGCGCCGGCGCCGAGCCCAAGACCATCGAGGTGACGGTAGCCGATGGCTCCACGGTGCTGCAGGCGACGGAGGCCGCCGGCTGGGACGTGCAGGTGGAGAACAGCGACTACGGCAAGTTCGTCACGTCAATCAACGGCATCGCCAATGGCTCGGAAGGCGATGCTTCCGGCTGGGTATACACGGTGAACGACGAGCAGGTGATGGAAGCCTGCGACGTGCGCCAGCTGACCGCCGGCGACTCGGTGCAGTGGTCGTTCTACGTGGGCTAA
- a CDS encoding XdhC family protein, protein MKRETIATIIEDLQAGRTPVLAVEDFPAFSDEATAGDPHIGPETLQAIAATLTEADIPTFERALRAMDEGDLAWLGFKVVYNAAAAQGNVDNEVTKKYGEQGSADGEPLVFFCNDAKEIVASRELSPRDTFQAKDVTRGPSMHNDQFDGLTWASEPLFGKVRVWLLGASDAAVEVAQLADHVGFHVVAVDYDPAFLNEERFPQAERIMLHGGNFDELANMPARPEDYVCVLTRGHMFDPESCIWALQNGVHYVGMMGCAGKNSTVHDLVINAGISEADWDRVKRPIGLKFGAKTPAELAIAIVAELVDVRYKQRYSDEARNRHEKSLGRE, encoded by the coding sequence ATGAAGCGCGAAACTATAGCAACCATCATTGAAGACCTGCAAGCCGGACGCACTCCGGTGCTGGCCGTGGAGGATTTCCCGGCGTTCTCGGATGAGGCAACGGCGGGCGATCCGCATATCGGCCCCGAGACGCTGCAGGCCATCGCCGCCACGCTGACCGAAGCCGACATTCCTACGTTTGAGCGCGCTCTGCGCGCCATGGATGAGGGCGATCTGGCTTGGCTCGGCTTCAAGGTCGTCTACAATGCAGCTGCCGCCCAGGGCAACGTGGACAATGAGGTCACGAAGAAGTACGGCGAGCAAGGTTCCGCCGATGGCGAGCCGCTCGTGTTCTTCTGCAACGACGCCAAGGAGATCGTGGCCTCGCGTGAGCTTTCGCCTCGCGACACCTTTCAGGCAAAGGACGTTACCCGCGGCCCTTCGATGCACAACGACCAGTTCGACGGCCTCACCTGGGCCAGCGAGCCGCTCTTCGGGAAGGTGCGTGTCTGGTTGCTCGGTGCGTCGGATGCGGCGGTCGAGGTGGCACAGCTCGCCGATCACGTGGGCTTCCATGTGGTGGCCGTCGACTACGACCCGGCGTTCTTGAACGAGGAGCGATTCCCGCAAGCCGAGCGCATCATGCTGCATGGCGGCAATTTCGACGAGTTGGCCAACATGCCGGCGCGTCCCGAGGACTATGTGTGCGTGCTCACGCGCGGGCATATGTTCGACCCGGAAAGCTGCATCTGGGCGCTGCAGAACGGGGTGCACTACGTGGGCATGATGGGGTGCGCGGGGAAGAACTCTACGGTGCACGACCTCGTCATCAACGCGGGCATCTCCGAGGCCGATTGGGATCGCGTGAAGCGCCCCATCGGGCTCAAGTTCGGCGCTAAGACCCCGGCTGAGCTGGCCATCGCCATCGTGGCCGAGCTGGTCGATGTGCGTTACAAGCAGCGCTACAGCGACGAGGCCCGCAACCGCCACGAGAAGAGCCTGGGGCGGGAGTAG
- a CDS encoding PaaI family thioesterase: MTETNLTGAALEVAQKRETQGLNHTLGVHFTKVEPGLVEAEMPITPALLQPFGFLHGGATIALLESVASAGGELACDLETEQPFGVEVTIRHKKSGREGDVARGVAKLAERKPSSKAGYKLYWEVAAYDGDGDVISDGVIVVKVVPKDYLAQKLAERGQA; this comes from the coding sequence ATGACGGAGACGAATCTGACGGGCGCGGCCCTGGAAGTGGCGCAGAAGCGCGAGACGCAGGGGCTCAACCACACGCTGGGCGTTCACTTCACCAAGGTGGAGCCGGGCCTCGTCGAGGCGGAGATGCCCATCACTCCGGCGCTTTTGCAGCCTTTTGGTTTTCTGCACGGAGGCGCCACTATCGCGCTTCTGGAATCGGTCGCTTCGGCCGGCGGCGAGCTGGCGTGCGACTTGGAGACCGAGCAGCCCTTCGGCGTGGAGGTGACCATCCGTCACAAGAAGAGCGGTCGGGAAGGAGACGTGGCTCGCGGCGTGGCGAAACTCGCCGAGCGCAAACCGTCGTCGAAGGCCGGCTACAAGCTGTATTGGGAGGTGGCCGCCTACGACGGGGACGGCGACGTCATCAGCGACGGCGTCATCGTGGTGAAGGTGGTGCCGAAAGACTACCTCGCCCAAAAGCTCGCCGAACGCGGGCAGGCGTAA
- a CDS encoding lysylphosphatidylglycerol synthase transmembrane domain-containing protein: protein MRGNLQKIMIGLVVVIVLAFIFFSGDSLVKLVDTIKQGTPFFIIAAVVAQLCKYLAQGRGFQACFNTVNGHISYRTGLSLVFGTFFMNTVAPSMNLAGTSLVMATATRNGMQAGKGTTAALLMQLSIDSGFVIIMLTTFGVLTFTVGLQPGWLALGLVAVALVGGLVFVIAVGGLKPQLVLKVLRPFVKLADKILAKFKKPAIDESVERTIHNFSSAAHLITKNPRKTVQSFLWTTLSSICEMSCFVLVGFAFGVHHPEALICGYVVATLFAMISFVPQGVGVVEAAVTVAFALFGIDSATGLAVVIVYRGIVFWLPFLVGAVVIQRIKAFMPLGKRDLKGKAEAMENELPDKVEAVKQVESSGAAKWETTEARPELEKVPAGASGTATGPGTVPKETK, encoded by the coding sequence ATGCGCGGCAATTTGCAGAAAATCATGATCGGCCTGGTGGTCGTCATTGTGCTTGCGTTCATATTCTTTTCCGGCGACTCGCTGGTGAAGCTCGTCGACACCATCAAGCAGGGCACGCCCTTCTTCATCATTGCGGCGGTGGTGGCCCAGCTGTGCAAGTACCTGGCCCAGGGCCGCGGCTTTCAGGCCTGCTTCAACACGGTGAACGGGCACATCAGCTACCGCACGGGACTTTCGCTCGTGTTCGGCACCTTCTTCATGAACACGGTGGCGCCCTCTATGAACCTGGCCGGCACGTCGCTCGTCATGGCCACGGCCACGCGCAACGGCATGCAGGCGGGAAAGGGCACCACGGCGGCGCTGCTCATGCAGCTGTCCATCGATTCCGGCTTCGTCATCATCATGCTCACCACCTTCGGCGTGCTCACCTTCACGGTAGGGCTGCAACCGGGCTGGCTGGCGCTCGGGCTGGTGGCCGTGGCGCTCGTGGGCGGCCTCGTGTTCGTCATCGCCGTGGGCGGTCTGAAGCCCCAGCTGGTGCTGAAGGTGCTGCGGCCCTTCGTGAAGCTGGCGGACAAGATCCTCGCGAAGTTCAAGAAGCCGGCCATCGACGAGTCCGTGGAGCGCACCATCCACAACTTCTCGAGCGCCGCGCACCTCATCACGAAGAATCCGCGCAAGACGGTGCAGTCGTTTTTGTGGACGACCCTTTCCAGCATCTGCGAGATGAGCTGCTTCGTGCTCGTCGGCTTCGCGTTCGGCGTGCACCACCCAGAAGCGCTCATTTGCGGGTATGTTGTGGCCACGCTGTTCGCTATGATTTCCTTTGTGCCCCAGGGCGTCGGCGTTGTGGAGGCGGCGGTGACCGTGGCCTTCGCGCTCTTCGGCATCGATTCGGCCACGGGCCTTGCGGTGGTCATCGTCTACCGCGGCATTGTGTTCTGGCTGCCGTTCCTCGTGGGCGCGGTGGTCATCCAGCGCATCAAGGCGTTTATGCCGCTGGGAAAGCGCGATCTGAAAGGCAAGGCCGAAGCCATGGAGAACGAGCTGCCCGACAAGGTGGAGGCCGTGAAGCAGGTTGAATCCAGCGGGGCCGCCAAGTGGGAGACTACCGAGGCGCGGCCTGAGCTTGAGAAGGTGCCGGCAGGGGCCTCGGGAACCGCGACCGGGCCAGGGACGGTCCCAAAGGAAACGAAGTAG
- a CDS encoding ATP-grasp domain-containing protein yields the protein MIILDEPYASVPLLDWMEASAHPVLTNEFTEKLTAGGRALNLVDAAECARRLEAGERIYTNSENALAWILDHVENPTLTDAIRLFKDKAAMREKLAPLSPGLFHETVDRAGLEAVNVADLPLPVVLKPSVGFCSMGVYVIEEPEDWAAAVADIARREDGWHERYPESVVGSSEYLIEGYLAGTEYALDAYFDEGGTPHILNILRHDFAGPEDTSDRMYLTDGAIVDAWNDRFTAWLAAVNKVVGARSIPVHVELRVDEDTIAPIEFNPLRFAGLGGTDVAFYGVGLRTYEAFLEDTPVDLEALYAAHPGKVYSMSLLNPAPEADLARPFDGAALCERFSHVLAYHGFDPVTVGFYGFLFLETDAEGTGADERDWLLRSDLMEFVGGAL from the coding sequence ATGATCATTCTCGACGAGCCCTACGCCTCCGTTCCGCTGCTCGATTGGATGGAGGCCTCGGCCCATCCCGTGCTCACCAACGAGTTTACCGAGAAGCTGACGGCCGGCGGCCGTGCGTTGAACTTGGTGGACGCCGCCGAGTGCGCCCGGCGTCTGGAAGCGGGGGAGCGCATCTACACGAACTCCGAGAATGCTCTGGCTTGGATTCTCGATCACGTGGAGAATCCGACGCTCACTGACGCCATCCGCCTGTTCAAGGACAAGGCGGCCATGCGCGAGAAGCTCGCGCCCTTAAGTCCGGGCCTGTTCCACGAAACCGTCGATCGCGCGGGGCTGGAAGCGGTGAACGTCGCCGACTTGCCGTTGCCGGTGGTGTTGAAGCCCTCCGTGGGGTTTTGCTCGATGGGCGTCTACGTTATTGAAGAGCCGGAGGACTGGGCGGCCGCCGTGGCCGATATCGCCCGGCGCGAGGACGGGTGGCACGAGCGCTATCCGGAAAGCGTCGTCGGCAGCAGCGAGTACCTTATCGAGGGTTACCTCGCGGGCACGGAATACGCCTTGGACGCCTACTTCGACGAGGGCGGCACACCCCATATCCTGAACATCTTGCGCCACGACTTCGCCGGCCCGGAGGATACTTCCGATCGCATGTACCTCACCGACGGTGCCATCGTGGACGCCTGGAACGACCGCTTCACGGCGTGGCTGGCGGCCGTGAACAAGGTGGTGGGCGCCCGCAGCATTCCCGTGCACGTGGAATTGCGCGTCGATGAGGACACGATCGCCCCCATCGAGTTCAACCCCCTGCGCTTCGCGGGCCTCGGCGGCACCGATGTGGCTTTCTACGGCGTGGGCCTGCGCACCTACGAGGCCTTCCTGGAAGATACGCCAGTCGATCTGGAAGCGCTGTACGCGGCGCATCCGGGCAAGGTGTACTCCATGTCGCTGCTGAATCCGGCGCCCGAGGCCGACTTGGCGCGCCCCTTCGATGGTGCGGCGCTCTGCGAGCGGTTCAGCCATGTGCTCGCCTACCATGGGTTCGACCCGGTGACGGTGGGCTTCTACGGGTTCCTGTTCCTGGAAACCGATGCGGAAGGCACGGGGGCCGACGAGCGCGATTGGCTTTTGCGCAGCGATCTCATGGAGTTCGTGGGCGGCGCGTTATAA
- a CDS encoding acetate/propionate family kinase, which produces MRILVVNAGSSSLKSQLIETDGKVSLMKCLAEKVGTPDAYMNVSFAPDFQKATYRVADMTVAECLKKLLEVLVDDPESPISDLSQIDAIGNRIVAGGEYFTKSVIIDEPAREKLELCEELAPLHNPPADACIDMMAALMPNTPQVAVFDTAFHATMPPKAYMYPLPARYYDDYRIRRYGAHGTSHRYAAQQAANLLGRPLRDLGLITCHLGNGGSITAVNHGKSIDTTMGFTPLEGLMMGTRSGSIDPAILTYIMRREGISFDEMDAVLNRESGVLGVSGLSADMRDVLAAADAGNEQARLAIDMYVYRVQKAIGGFYAAMTRTDAVVMTAGIGENSAELRELIFEGLAHMGMILDHERNHVVGQIGVNRIISIDDSPIKICVVTTDEEMRIARETDNLVSQLG; this is translated from the coding sequence ATGCGCATACTGGTAGTGAATGCGGGCTCGTCGTCGCTGAAGAGCCAGCTCATCGAGACCGACGGCAAGGTGTCGCTCATGAAGTGCCTGGCCGAGAAGGTGGGCACGCCCGACGCCTATATGAACGTGTCCTTCGCGCCGGATTTCCAGAAGGCCACCTATCGCGTGGCGGACATGACTGTGGCCGAGTGCTTGAAGAAGCTTTTGGAAGTGCTCGTCGACGATCCGGAGAGCCCCATCAGCGATCTCTCGCAGATCGACGCCATCGGCAACCGCATCGTGGCCGGCGGCGAGTACTTCACCAAATCCGTGATCATTGACGAGCCGGCCCGCGAGAAGCTTGAGCTGTGCGAGGAGCTGGCACCGCTGCACAACCCGCCGGCCGACGCCTGCATCGACATGATGGCCGCGCTCATGCCGAACACGCCCCAAGTCGCCGTCTTCGACACCGCCTTCCACGCCACGATGCCGCCCAAGGCCTACATGTACCCGTTGCCGGCCCGCTACTACGACGACTACCGCATCCGCCGCTACGGCGCCCACGGCACGAGCCACCGCTACGCGGCTCAGCAGGCGGCGAACCTGCTCGGCCGTCCGCTGCGCGATCTGGGACTCATCACGTGCCATTTGGGCAACGGCGGCTCCATCACGGCGGTCAACCACGGGAAGTCCATCGACACCACCATGGGCTTCACGCCGCTGGAGGGCCTCATGATGGGCACGCGCTCCGGCTCCATCGATCCGGCCATCCTCACCTACATCATGCGCCGCGAGGGCATCTCCTTCGACGAGATGGATGCCGTGCTAAACCGCGAGAGCGGCGTGCTCGGCGTGTCGGGGCTGTCGGCCGACATGCGCGACGTGCTGGCGGCGGCCGATGCGGGCAACGAGCAGGCGCGGCTGGCCATCGACATGTACGTGTACCGGGTGCAGAAGGCCATCGGCGGCTTCTACGCGGCCATGACCCGCACCGACGCCGTGGTGATGACCGCCGGCATCGGCGAGAACTCCGCCGAGCTGCGCGAGCTCATCTTCGAGGGGCTGGCGCACATGGGTATGATCCTCGACCACGAGCGCAACCACGTGGTGGGCCAGATCGGCGTGAACCGCATCATCTCCATCGACGACAGTCCCATCAAGATCTGCGTGGTCACCACCGACGAGGAAATGCGTATCGCCCGCGAAACCGACAACCTGGTGAGCCAGCTGGGATAA
- a CDS encoding FAD-binding protein codes for MSEMNVTRRNFLSGAALVSAAIAGAGLAGCAPQSAAPAASSSSADETLGATGAANSTVGFDGTGTLPWLGEAPAISDDQVEEELTADVVVVGLGAAGVPAARAAAEAGAKVVCLESSSHLNSVASDMAIFGGQTQAQWGRGDGFLDKKMVVNMHMEECSHHVSQSIISRYYDESGAALDWFVGASKNLYMAPESYAEIPADAQANYLYPYMYPMPETYDYTKEDLPCYPTSVGFSSLATVMADNLQAAVDAGAEVRYSTKGVELILDDTGAVAGIYAQAAGSDGYLKITAPSVILATGDYLGNEDMMKFYAPECVENGINILSIDLDDEGNYTNVGEGHKMGAWAGAAIEQWHAPMIHHMGGGAGADGRGVIGNNGYLWLNLRGKRFMNEDLPGQQLENQVELQPQRKAYQFFDASWPEQLAYFPAAHGVACIYRDEPLPEYTASGLRINVRTPADIDAAVEEGRCLKADTIDELLGMIEGMDVETAKASIERYNELARAGEDTDFFKSSQRLFALENGPFYAAECGCALTLGNLGGLESDEECHVYNTDRELIPGLYAAGATQGGRFAVQYPISLKGLSCGMCMVYGKIAGENAAAGK; via the coding sequence ATGTCTGAAATGAACGTCACTCGCCGCAATTTCCTCTCCGGAGCCGCGCTCGTCAGCGCCGCCATCGCGGGGGCCGGACTCGCCGGCTGCGCGCCGCAATCGGCCGCGCCGGCCGCCTCTTCGAGCAGCGCGGACGAGACGCTTGGCGCCACGGGCGCAGCCAATTCCACCGTCGGCTTCGACGGCACGGGCACGCTGCCCTGGCTCGGCGAGGCGCCCGCAATCAGCGACGATCAGGTGGAAGAAGAGCTGACGGCCGATGTAGTCGTGGTGGGCCTGGGCGCAGCCGGCGTGCCGGCGGCCCGCGCCGCGGCCGAGGCTGGCGCGAAGGTGGTGTGCCTGGAGTCTTCCTCGCACCTCAACAGCGTGGCCAGCGACATGGCCATCTTTGGCGGCCAGACCCAGGCCCAGTGGGGCCGCGGCGACGGCTTCCTCGATAAGAAGATGGTCGTGAACATGCACATGGAGGAGTGCAGCCACCACGTGAGCCAGAGCATCATCAGCCGTTACTACGATGAGTCCGGCGCTGCGCTCGACTGGTTCGTCGGCGCCAGCAAGAACCTGTACATGGCGCCTGAAAGCTACGCCGAGATTCCGGCGGACGCCCAGGCCAACTACCTGTACCCCTACATGTACCCGATGCCGGAGACCTACGACTACACCAAAGAGGATCTGCCCTGCTATCCCACGTCCGTCGGCTTTTCCAGCCTGGCCACCGTCATGGCCGACAACCTGCAGGCCGCCGTGGACGCCGGCGCCGAGGTGCGCTACTCCACCAAGGGCGTCGAGCTGATCCTGGACGACACCGGCGCCGTCGCGGGCATCTACGCCCAGGCCGCCGGCTCCGACGGCTACCTCAAGATCACCGCGCCCAGCGTCATTCTAGCCACGGGCGATTACCTGGGCAACGAAGACATGATGAAGTTCTACGCGCCGGAATGCGTGGAAAACGGCATCAACATCCTGAGCATCGACCTTGATGACGAAGGCAACTACACCAACGTCGGCGAGGGCCACAAGATGGGAGCCTGGGCCGGCGCGGCCATCGAGCAGTGGCACGCCCCGATGATCCACCACATGGGCGGCGGCGCAGGCGCCGACGGCCGCGGCGTCATCGGCAACAACGGCTACCTCTGGCTGAACCTGCGCGGCAAGCGCTTCATGAACGAGGACCTGCCCGGCCAGCAGCTGGAGAACCAGGTGGAGCTGCAGCCTCAGCGCAAGGCCTACCAGTTCTTCGACGCGTCCTGGCCCGAGCAGCTGGCGTACTTCCCCGCCGCCCACGGCGTGGCCTGCATCTACCGCGACGAGCCTCTGCCCGAGTACACCGCCTCCGGCCTGCGCATCAACGTGCGCACCCCCGCCGACATCGATGCGGCCGTGGAAGAGGGCCGCTGCCTTAAGGCCGACACCATCGACGAACTGCTCGGCATGATCGAGGGCATGGACGTCGAGACCGCCAAGGCCTCCATCGAGCGCTACAACGAGCTGGCCCGCGCCGGCGAGGACACCGATTTCTTCAAGAGCTCCCAGCGCCTGTTCGCCCTGGAAAACGGCCCCTTCTACGCCGCCGAGTGCGGATGCGCCCTCACCCTGGGCAACCTGGGCGGCCTGGAGTCCGACGAGGAGTGCCACGTGTACAACACCGACCGCGAGCTCATCCCCGGCCTGTACGCGGCCGGCGCCACCCAGGGCGGCCGCTTCGCGGTGCAGTACCCCATCTCGCTGAAGGGTCTCTCCTGCGGCATGTGCATGGTGTACGGCAAGATCGCCGGCGAGAACGCCGCCGCCGGGAAGTAA
- a CDS encoding IMP cyclohydrolase encodes MQDLVELLKNNPYPGRGIVVGKDTVYYFIMGRSVNSRNRIFAIEPDGIRTEAHDPALLEDPSLIIYHPVRTMGDALVVTNGDQTDTIVEAGDFRAGCMQREYEPDAPNFTPRISAIVNPDGSFEMSILKHADGDRCTREFFAYEGVDEGCGYFISTYQGDGNPLPTFAGEPIPVTLPTPDALWAALNDDNKVSLYANVGGEVTLYNKNLGD; translated from the coding sequence GTGCAAGATCTCGTCGAACTGCTGAAGAACAACCCCTACCCGGGCCGAGGCATCGTGGTGGGCAAGGATACGGTGTACTACTTCATCATGGGTCGCTCGGTCAACAGCCGCAACCGCATCTTCGCCATCGAACCCGACGGCATCCGCACCGAGGCCCACGATCCCGCGCTTCTGGAAGACCCGAGCCTCATCATCTATCACCCGGTGCGCACGATGGGCGACGCGCTCGTGGTCACCAACGGCGATCAAACCGACACCATCGTGGAGGCGGGTGATTTCCGCGCTGGCTGCATGCAGCGCGAGTACGAGCCCGACGCGCCGAACTTCACGCCGCGCATCTCGGCTATCGTAAACCCCGACGGCTCCTTCGAGATGTCCATCTTGAAGCACGCCGATGGCGACCGCTGCACCCGCGAGTTCTTCGCCTACGAGGGCGTCGATGAGGGCTGCGGCTACTTCATCAGCACCTATCAGGGCGACGGCAATCCGCTGCCCACCTTCGCCGGCGAGCCCATCCCCGTCACGCTGCCGACCCCCGATGCCCTGTGGGCTGCCCTGAACGACGACAACAAGGTGAGCCTGTATGCCAACGTCGGCGGCGAGGTAACCCTCTACAACAAGAACCTCGGCGATTAG
- a CDS encoding phosphoribosylaminoimidazolecarboxamide formyltransferase, which produces MNELELKYGCNPNQKPSRIFMKDGSDLPIQVLNGKPGFINFLDAFNSWQLVKELKEATGLPAAASFKHVSPAGAAVGHPLTETDRAMYFVEDEGELSPIACAYIRARGADRLCSYGDWAALSDVCDADVARYLAREVSDGIIAPGYTDEALEILKTKRKGSYNVVQIDPDYVPAETELKDVFGITFEQGHNNFEINEALLENVVTENKEIPEAAKIDMIVALITLKYTQSNSVCYVKDGQAIGVGAGQQSRIHCTRLAGNKADQWWLRQMPEVLNLPFKDDVRRPDRDNAIDVYLSDDECDDVLRDGEWQRVFTEQPKALTREQKKDWIAKMSGVTVGSDAFFPFGDNVERARKSGVDYIAEPGGSIRDDNVIEVANKYGIAMAFTGMRLFHH; this is translated from the coding sequence ATGAACGAACTGGAACTTAAATACGGCTGCAACCCGAACCAGAAGCCGTCCCGCATCTTCATGAAGGACGGCAGCGATCTGCCCATTCAGGTGCTGAACGGCAAGCCCGGCTTCATCAACTTCCTCGACGCCTTCAACTCCTGGCAGCTCGTGAAGGAGCTGAAGGAGGCCACGGGGTTGCCGGCGGCCGCCTCCTTCAAGCACGTGTCCCCGGCTGGGGCCGCTGTGGGCCATCCCCTCACCGAGACCGACCGTGCCATGTACTTCGTGGAAGACGAGGGCGAGCTTTCCCCCATCGCCTGCGCCTACATTCGCGCCCGCGGTGCCGACCGTCTGTGCTCCTACGGCGACTGGGCGGCGCTGTCTGATGTGTGCGACGCCGATGTGGCCCGTTACCTGGCGCGTGAGGTGTCCGACGGCATCATCGCGCCGGGCTACACCGACGAGGCGCTGGAGATTCTGAAGACCAAGCGCAAGGGCTCCTACAACGTGGTGCAGATCGATCCCGATTACGTGCCGGCCGAAACCGAGCTGAAGGACGTCTTCGGCATCACCTTCGAGCAGGGTCACAACAACTTCGAGATCAACGAGGCGCTGTTGGAGAACGTGGTGACCGAGAACAAGGAGATTCCCGAAGCTGCGAAGATCGACATGATCGTCGCGCTCATCACGCTGAAGTACACCCAGTCCAATTCCGTGTGCTACGTGAAGGACGGCCAGGCCATCGGCGTGGGCGCCGGCCAGCAGAGCCGCATCCACTGCACGCGCCTGGCGGGCAACAAGGCCGACCAGTGGTGGCTGCGCCAGATGCCCGAGGTGCTGAACCTTCCCTTCAAGGACGACGTTCGCCGTCCCGATCGTGACAACGCCATCGACGTGTACCTGTCCGACGACGAGTGCGACGACGTGCTGCGCGACGGCGAGTGGCAGCGCGTATTCACCGAGCAGCCCAAGGCGCTCACCCGCGAGCAGAAGAAAGACTGGATCGCGAAGATGAGCGGCGTGACCGTGGGCTCCGACGCCTTCTTCCCCTTCGGCGACAACGTGGAGCGCGCCCGCAAGTCCGGCGTCGATTACATCGCCGAGCCCGGCGGCTCCATCCGCGACGACAACGTCATCGAGGTGGCGAACAAGTACGGCATCGCCATGGCCTTCACCGGCATGCGCCTGTTCCATCACTAA